The Paracholeplasma brassicae genome contains a region encoding:
- the parE gene encoding DNA topoisomerase IV subunit B, with the protein MEDIKKNYTEDSIQILEGLEAVRKRPGMYIGSTDARGLHHLVWEIVDNAIDEALSGYGNEINVTIKNDNSIEINDFGRGLPYRLHKSGRPTTEVIFTVLHAGGKFSVEGGYKVSGGLHGVGASVVNALSQFLEVTIYRDGLIHKQRFSEGGKVISPLEEVGKTKRTGTSIWFKPDPKIFSTTLYNYETIRDRIRESAFLIKNIKITLNDERNNMKEVFQYQRGISEYVEFLNKGKTTYHDVKDLEGVYQINKTSAIEVETAFQFTNQYSETLISFVNNVRTRDGGTHETGFKSASTRAINDYARKYGFLKEKDANLDGVDIREGITAVISIRIPEAFLEFEGQTKSKLGSPEARNAMEAIIYEKLTYYLEENAEFSSGVIKRSIDAYKVREAARKARDDARSDKKKNKKEVTLSGKLTPAQGKDKTKNELFLVEGDSAGGSAKQGRDRRFQAILPLRGKVINTEKANVDAILKNEEINTIIHTIGADFGADFDVEKSNYSKVIIMTDADTDGAHIQVLLLTFFFRYMKPLVEAGKLYLACPPLYKITIKKGSKSEVHYAWDDIELKKYTQSSNNFMLQRYKGLGEMNFDQLWETTMDPKTRSLIQVKIDDESEAEKRVSILMGDQVAPRRTWIENNVDFVDEDDYQINKEAMYE; encoded by the coding sequence GAAGGCTTAGAGGCAGTTCGTAAACGTCCTGGGATGTATATCGGCTCTACTGATGCAAGAGGCTTGCATCATCTAGTTTGGGAAATTGTTGATAATGCAATTGACGAAGCTCTATCTGGGTATGGAAATGAAATCAATGTAACAATCAAAAACGACAATAGCATCGAAATTAATGATTTTGGTCGAGGATTACCGTATCGATTACACAAGAGCGGCAGACCTACGACAGAAGTCATTTTTACTGTTCTACACGCCGGAGGTAAGTTCTCAGTTGAGGGCGGCTATAAAGTCTCCGGTGGTTTACATGGTGTAGGGGCATCGGTAGTAAACGCACTATCGCAGTTTTTAGAGGTAACTATCTACCGTGATGGCTTAATCCACAAACAACGTTTTTCAGAAGGTGGCAAAGTAATATCCCCTTTAGAGGAAGTTGGAAAAACCAAGCGCACGGGAACATCAATTTGGTTCAAACCTGACCCAAAGATTTTTTCAACGACGTTATATAACTATGAGACAATTCGTGATCGCATCAGAGAAAGTGCTTTTTTAATTAAGAACATTAAAATTACACTAAACGATGAAAGAAATAACATGAAAGAAGTATTTCAATACCAACGTGGTATCAGTGAATACGTTGAGTTTCTAAATAAGGGTAAAACCACATACCATGACGTTAAGGATTTAGAAGGTGTTTATCAAATCAATAAAACAAGTGCCATTGAAGTTGAAACGGCATTTCAATTTACGAATCAATACAGCGAAACGCTGATTTCATTTGTAAATAATGTACGCACACGTGATGGCGGTACGCACGAAACCGGATTTAAATCTGCCTCAACTAGAGCAATTAATGACTATGCAAGAAAATACGGATTCTTAAAAGAAAAGGACGCTAATCTTGATGGTGTTGACATTCGTGAGGGCATTACGGCTGTAATATCGATTAGAATACCTGAAGCATTTCTCGAATTTGAAGGACAAACAAAATCGAAATTAGGTTCGCCTGAGGCAAGAAATGCAATGGAAGCCATCATCTATGAAAAACTAACCTACTATCTAGAAGAAAACGCTGAGTTTTCAAGTGGTGTGATCAAACGTTCGATTGACGCCTATAAAGTAAGAGAAGCTGCAAGAAAAGCCAGAGATGACGCAAGAAGTGACAAAAAGAAAAATAAAAAAGAAGTCACACTAAGTGGTAAACTAACACCTGCACAGGGAAAAGATAAAACAAAGAATGAATTATTCTTAGTTGAGGGTGATTCAGCTGGTGGGTCTGCAAAACAAGGTAGAGACCGCCGTTTTCAAGCCATCTTACCATTGAGAGGTAAGGTTATTAATACTGAAAAGGCAAACGTTGATGCGATTCTAAAAAATGAAGAAATAAACACGATTATTCACACCATTGGTGCGGATTTTGGTGCTGATTTTGACGTTGAAAAATCAAATTACTCTAAAGTCATTATTATGACCGATGCGGATACGGATGGTGCACACATCCAAGTCCTATTATTAACGTTTTTCTTTCGCTATATGAAACCACTAGTTGAAGCGGGTAAGCTTTATCTTGCTTGTCCACCACTATATAAAATCACAATCAAAAAAGGATCTAAATCCGAAGTTCATTACGCTTGGGATGACATAGAACTAAAAAAATATACGCAATCAAGCAATAATTTTATGCTGCAACGATACAAAGGGTTGGGCGAAATGAATTTCGATCAACTTTGGGAAACAACCATGGATCCTAAGACTCGATCATTAATCCAAGTTAAAATTGATGACGAAAGCGAAGCTGAAAAGCGCGTTTCTATTTTGATGGGCGATCAAGTTGCACCAAGAAGGACCTGGATTGAAAATAACGTCGATTTTGTTGACGAAGATGACTATCAAATCAATAAGGAGGCAATGTATGAGTAA